A single genomic interval of Aegicerativicinus sediminis harbors:
- a CDS encoding patatin-like phospholipase family protein, with product MKRFVLFWFLSFLFCGLQFSIAQEDKPKIALVLSGGGAKGLAHIPLLQALDSLGIVPDLVVGTSMGSIVGGLYSMGYSGDSIANIALHADWSTLLGGSVSLANVGVEEKSEFDRYLFDLNLVNGKPIIDAAILNDQNLRELLSELTYPVYEIDKFDDLAIPYRAIATDVVNGKEVILDGGSLATAMRASMSIPSVFKPVPYKETLLVDGGILNNFPTDIAKNMGADIIIGSDVGGGMLPKEKLKDPLTILLQTSMLSSNIQNDANRKRCDFLLDHVTHLTYSTGDFNNGEEIYNEGKLALKENMSGLIELSEKLKQFKQKKVELPSVNNSFLLDTIVYQNISEQNIDLVKARIKIESGKEYSVPEINEGINRIRGTMLFDAIYFNPISIGEGTGIELEASERSPQSIKGAVHYDSHRGIGLIMNYTGRNILGEASRSLITLDIAEQPQFRLQHQKIFGEKRRWWWRSELLGQFLKENVFLEGKRADNINHTAIVFDNQFNKNLSAFKSYIGIGATYEYNNLNPELDPDITNNIFGLERYSFHNIEVGVTFRSNNMQSVFFPTKGSIFETFLYRSILHNVELNYSLEGVPSENGNTNGFTKFGGNFEKRWSIAPNIVMFTSLMGNFTIIDELDDDRISFSDFGATSKYSLGGFNQSPKRGNLTFPGLYEGELFVNQIIKSELGLQLSPFRNFYVSPHTYFASIGYQGLKEYFDDFSSQSTHWSSGVEPSLLWSLGSTFSYDSYVGPVNLDFSYVSGIEKFRIFFSVGIPLGRSF from the coding sequence ATGAAGCGATTTGTGTTATTCTGGTTTTTATCCTTCCTGTTTTGCGGCCTTCAGTTTTCAATTGCTCAAGAAGATAAACCCAAAATTGCCTTAGTTCTAAGCGGAGGTGGAGCAAAAGGGTTAGCGCATATACCGCTCCTTCAGGCCCTGGATTCTCTCGGTATTGTTCCAGATTTGGTCGTCGGTACTAGCATGGGAAGCATTGTGGGTGGTCTATATTCAATGGGTTATTCTGGAGATAGTATTGCTAATATTGCGCTCCATGCAGATTGGAGTACTCTTTTGGGTGGTAGTGTTTCACTCGCCAATGTTGGCGTTGAAGAAAAAAGTGAGTTTGATAGGTATTTATTCGATTTAAATCTTGTTAATGGCAAACCTATTATCGATGCCGCCATTTTAAATGACCAAAACCTGAGAGAATTACTTTCAGAATTAACGTATCCAGTTTATGAAATAGATAAGTTTGATGACTTAGCTATTCCTTACAGGGCCATTGCAACAGATGTTGTTAATGGTAAAGAAGTAATTTTAGATGGTGGTTCACTAGCAACCGCTATGCGCGCCAGCATGTCAATACCTTCCGTGTTTAAACCTGTGCCATACAAAGAAACATTGTTGGTAGATGGTGGTATATTGAACAATTTCCCAACAGATATTGCAAAAAATATGGGAGCAGATATCATCATTGGAAGTGATGTTGGTGGAGGAATGTTGCCAAAAGAAAAATTAAAGGATCCATTAACAATCCTTTTGCAGACCAGTATGCTCAGTAGTAACATTCAAAATGATGCAAATAGGAAACGATGCGACTTTTTACTTGATCATGTTACTCATTTGACCTATTCCACGGGCGATTTTAACAACGGTGAAGAAATTTATAATGAGGGCAAACTTGCGCTTAAAGAAAATATGTCCGGGCTGATTGAACTATCCGAAAAACTTAAACAATTCAAACAGAAAAAAGTTGAATTACCCTCAGTAAATAACTCATTTTTGTTAGATACCATAGTATATCAAAATATTAGTGAACAAAATATTGACCTAGTTAAAGCAAGAATTAAAATTGAATCTGGAAAAGAATATAGTGTGCCTGAAATTAATGAAGGTATCAATCGAATTAGGGGTACAATGTTATTCGATGCGATATATTTTAATCCAATTAGTATCGGGGAAGGTACCGGCATAGAGTTGGAGGCCTCCGAACGGTCCCCACAAAGCATAAAGGGTGCGGTTCATTACGATAGTCACAGAGGTATTGGGCTTATTATGAATTATACAGGGAGAAATATTTTGGGCGAGGCGAGCAGATCCTTGATAACCTTGGATATTGCCGAACAACCTCAATTTCGATTGCAGCACCAGAAAATATTCGGAGAGAAAAGAAGATGGTGGTGGCGCTCCGAATTGTTAGGTCAATTTCTAAAAGAAAATGTTTTTCTTGAAGGAAAACGTGCTGATAATATCAACCATACGGCCATTGTATTTGATAATCAATTCAATAAAAATCTTTCGGCCTTTAAGAGTTATATTGGTATAGGTGCGACCTATGAGTATAATAACTTGAATCCTGAGTTAGATCCTGATATTACCAACAACATTTTTGGATTGGAGCGTTATAGTTTTCATAACATTGAAGTGGGGGTGACTTTTCGTTCCAACAACATGCAATCTGTTTTTTTTCCAACAAAAGGTTCCATTTTTGAAACCTTTTTATATCGATCAATACTTCATAATGTTGAATTAAATTATTCGTTGGAAGGTGTGCCTTCCGAAAATGGAAATACAAATGGGTTTACCAAGTTTGGTGGTAATTTTGAGAAGCGATGGTCTATTGCACCAAACATTGTAATGTTTACTTCCCTTATGGGTAATTTTACAATAATTGACGAATTGGATGATGATCGTATATCATTTTCAGATTTTGGAGCAACTTCAAAGTATTCTTTAGGGGGATTTAATCAAAGCCCCAAAAGAGGTAACCTAACCTTTCCTGGTTTATATGAAGGGGAGTTATTTGTAAATCAGATAATTAAGTCTGAATTGGGATTACAGTTATCACCATTTCGAAATTTTTATGTAAGTCCCCATACCTACTTTGCCTCAATAGGGTATCAGGGTCTAAAAGAATATTTTGATGATTTTTCATCTCAATCTACGCATTGGTCTTCAGGTGTGGAACCAAGCTTATTGTGGTCTTTGGGTTCCACATTTTCCTACGATTCTTATGTGGGCCCTGTTAATTTAGACTTTTCTTATGTTAGTGGAATTGAGAAATTTAGAATATTTTTCTCAGTTGGGATTCCTTTAGGCCGTTCCTTTTAA
- a CDS encoding sterol desaturase family protein has product MEFPNIIHFAIPFFILAMILELIVTTRQNIKTYEAKDAFTSISMGIGNVLLGFGSKAIVLLAFMFVYENFRIFTIPVTWWSFLLLFFADDFSYYWFHRISHECRLFWASHVVHHSSEHYNLSTALRQTWSGGFYSFIFWLWIPILGFHPAMILLQMSISLLYQFWIHTEAIDKMPRCFEAVMNTPSHHRVHHGSNPIYLDRNHAGILIIWDKLFGTFQPELKEEKVVYGLTSNIKTYNPLKVAFHEWIAMFKDAASGRKKFQDRILYLVKPPGWKHDGSGQISTDLRKKWLQTRVTKTEKEELKGTA; this is encoded by the coding sequence ATGGAGTTTCCAAATATTATCCATTTTGCCATACCATTTTTCATTTTAGCAATGATTTTGGAATTAATAGTTACCACAAGGCAGAATATAAAAACTTATGAAGCAAAGGACGCTTTCACTTCAATATCCATGGGAATTGGAAATGTTTTACTTGGTTTTGGAAGTAAAGCTATTGTGTTACTGGCGTTTATGTTTGTTTATGAAAATTTTAGAATCTTCACCATTCCCGTTACATGGTGGAGTTTTCTTCTTCTTTTTTTTGCCGATGACTTCTCCTATTATTGGTTTCATCGGATTTCGCACGAATGTCGTTTATTTTGGGCCTCACACGTAGTTCATCATTCTTCTGAACATTATAATTTAAGCACTGCGTTAAGGCAAACCTGGTCGGGCGGATTCTATTCATTTATTTTTTGGCTTTGGATACCGATTCTTGGCTTTCATCCTGCCATGATATTGTTACAAATGTCAATTAGCTTACTTTACCAATTTTGGATACATACAGAGGCAATCGATAAAATGCCAAGATGTTTTGAGGCTGTTATGAATACCCCTTCACATCATCGTGTTCATCATGGAAGTAATCCAATTTATTTGGATAGAAATCACGCCGGAATTTTAATCATTTGGGACAAATTGTTCGGCACCTTTCAACCTGAGTTAAAAGAGGAAAAAGTAGTATATGGTCTAACCTCTAATATAAAAACATATAATCCTCTTAAAGTGGCATTCCACGAATGGATTGCAATGTTTAAAGATGCCGCTTCAGGCAGGAAAAAATTTCAGGACCGTATACTTTATTTGGTTAAACCTCCAGGTTGGAAGCATGATGGCAGCGGACAAATAAGTACAGATCTGCGAAAAAAATGGCTACAAACTAGAGTTACTAAAACTGAAAAAGAGGAATTAAAAGGAACGGCCTAA
- a CDS encoding metal-dependent hydrolase: MKITFYGHASLGIEVNGVKIIVDPFISANENASHINIDELQADYILLTHAHQDHILDAEKIAQNTNAVIVSNFEITNYYEQKGFEVHPMNHGGSWDFEFGIVKYVQAIHTSSFPDGSYGGQPGGFVIEGEHKNIYIAGDTALTMDMKLIPLHLKLDLAVLPIGDNFTMGVDDAIIASDFVECDKILGYHYDTFGYIEIDHEEAKRKFFDKGKDLMLLEIGESIEL; this comes from the coding sequence ATGAAAATTACTTTTTATGGGCACGCCAGTTTGGGTATAGAGGTAAACGGTGTTAAGATTATTGTGGATCCATTTATCTCCGCAAATGAAAATGCATCGCACATCAACATCGATGAATTGCAGGCCGACTATATTCTATTAACCCATGCGCATCAAGACCATATATTAGATGCAGAGAAAATTGCACAAAATACAAATGCGGTTATTGTATCTAATTTTGAAATAACTAATTATTATGAACAAAAAGGGTTTGAGGTTCATCCGATGAATCATGGTGGGAGTTGGGATTTTGAATTTGGTATTGTGAAATATGTACAGGCGATCCATACGTCTTCGTTTCCGGATGGCTCTTATGGCGGACAACCCGGCGGTTTTGTCATTGAAGGTGAGCACAAAAACATTTATATAGCTGGTGATACTGCTCTTACCATGGATATGAAATTGATTCCATTGCATCTTAAATTAGATTTGGCTGTTCTTCCAATTGGCGACAATTTTACAATGGGTGTTGATGATGCCATCATTGCAAGCGATTTTGTTGAATGCGATAAGATTTTAGGTTACCACTACGATACATTTGGTTATATAGAAATAGATCATGAAGAGGCTAAAAGAAAGTTTTTTGATAAGGGTAAAGATTTAATGCTTTTGGAAATTGGTGAGAGTATTGAACTGTAA